One segment of Tachyglossus aculeatus isolate mTacAcu1 chromosome 16, mTacAcu1.pri, whole genome shotgun sequence DNA contains the following:
- the CREG1 gene encoding protein CREG1 has protein sequence MAVGMAVGMRAPPCLLLPALLALLLPGAPCRALPPREQAARVARWVAHSCDWGALGTVSTVDAIRGRPFANVFSLSDGPAGHGTGTGVPYFYFSPLQLSVGDLQVNPNATLTMSLAQTHFCKKHGYDPQSPLCAHIMLSGIIEKVNGTEADFAKHSLFSRHPEMETWPSSHNWFIAKLNITNIWVLDYFGGAKIVTPEEYFAVKPE, from the exons ATGGCCGTTGGCATGGCCGTTGGCATGCGGGCGCCGCCGTGTCTGCTGCTGCCGGCGCTGCTGGCGCTGCTGCTGCCCGGGGCCCCGTGCCGGGCGCTGCCGCCCCGGGAGCAGGCGGCCCGCGTGGCCCGGTGGGTGGCCCACAGCTGCGACTGGGGCGCCCTGGGCACCGTCTCCACGGTGGACGCCATCCGCGGCCGCCCCTTCGCCAACGTCTTCTCCCTCAGCGACGGACCGGCCGGGCACGGCACCGGCACCGGCGTCCCCTACTTCTACTTCAGCCCCCTGCAGCTCTCCGTCGGAGACCTGCAG GTGAATCCAAATGCCACTCTGACGATGTCTCTAGCCCAGACGCATTTCTGTAAGAAACATGGGTATGACCCTCAGAGTCCTCTTTGTGCCCATATAATGCTCTCAGGGATTATCGAAAAG GTCAATGGTACGGAGGCGGACTTCGCCAAGCACTCGCTCTTCAGCCGCCACCCCGAGATGGAAACGTGGCCTTCGAGCCACAATTGGTTCATTGCCAAGTTGAACATCACCAACATCTGGGTCCTGGATTACTTTGGCGGCGCTAAAATAGTGACACCGGAAGAATATTTCGCGGTCAAACCCGA ATGA